In Accipiter gentilis chromosome 18, bAccGen1.1, whole genome shotgun sequence, the following are encoded in one genomic region:
- the LOC126047606 gene encoding elongation of very long chain fatty acids protein 4-like isoform X1 codes for MASAWRKTWEFYNWILESGDPRTDPWPLVHSPFPVTLLFAFYLLVVALGPFYMRQRKPLKLRGLLVAYNLAMMTLSSYMFYEFLVTSVLDNYSYLCQPVDYSRSELGMRMARVCWWFFFSKVIELLDTVFFILRKKQEQVTFLHVYHHGTMLFNWWSGVKYVPGGQAFFIGMLNSFVHIFMYGYYTLASLGPRMHPYLWWKRYLTIMQLCQFVAIAAHSSYNLFTECPFPDGFNASVFLYILSLIALFLRFYYQTYIRGKQEKLT; via the exons ATGGCTTCAGCTTGGCGGAAAACTTGGGAATTCTACAACTGGATCCTTGAAAGTGGAG atccaAGGACAGACCCGTGGCCACTGGTGCACTCTCCGTTTCCAGTCACGCTTCTCTTTGCCTTCTACCTCCTTGTCGTGGCACTGGGTCCCTTCTATATGCGTCAGCGGAAACCGCTGAAGCTGCGAGGCCTGCTGGTCGCCTACAATCTCGCCATGATGACGTTATCAAGCTACATGTTTTACGAG tttctggTAACTTCAGTCTTGGACAACTACAGCTACCTCTGTCAGCCAGTGGATTACAGCCGAAGTGAACTAGGAATGAGG ATGGCAAGAGTGTGTTGGTGGTTCTTCTTCTCCAAAGTCATCGAGCTGCTTGACACG gttttctttattCTGCGGAAGAAACAAGAACAGGTGACTTTTCTGCATGTGTACCATCACGGCACTATGCTCTTCAACTGGTGGTCAGGGGTCAAATATGTGCCTGGAGGACAAG CCTTCTTCATTGGGATGCTAAACTCCTTTGTACACATCTTCATGTATGGCTATTACACCCTGGCTAGCCTGGGACCACGGATGCACCCTTACCTATGGTGGAAGCGTTACCTAACCATCATGCAGCTG TGCCAGTTTGTAGCCATTGCTGCTCATTCTTCCTACAACCTCTTCACAGAATGCCCGTTCCCTGATGGTTTCAACGCTTCAGTCTTCCTCTACATTCTCAGCCTCATTGCTCTCTTCCTACGGTTCTACTATCAGACCTACATTAGGGGAAAGCAGGAGAAGCTAACTTAA
- the LOC126047606 gene encoding elongation of very long chain fatty acids protein 4-like isoform X2, translated as MASAWRKTWEFYNWILESGDPRTDPWPLVHSPFPVTLLFAFYLLVVALGPFYMRQRKPLKLRGLLVAYNLAMMTLSSYMFYEFLVTSVLDNYSYLCQPVDYSRSELGMRMARVCWWFFFSKVIELLDTVFFILRKKQEQVTFLHVYHHGTMLFNWWSGVKYVPGGQAFFIGMLNSFVHIFMYGYYTLASLGPRMHPYLWWKRYLTIMQLNARSLMVSTLQSSSTFSASLLSSYGSTIRPTLGESRRS; from the exons ATGGCTTCAGCTTGGCGGAAAACTTGGGAATTCTACAACTGGATCCTTGAAAGTGGAG atccaAGGACAGACCCGTGGCCACTGGTGCACTCTCCGTTTCCAGTCACGCTTCTCTTTGCCTTCTACCTCCTTGTCGTGGCACTGGGTCCCTTCTATATGCGTCAGCGGAAACCGCTGAAGCTGCGAGGCCTGCTGGTCGCCTACAATCTCGCCATGATGACGTTATCAAGCTACATGTTTTACGAG tttctggTAACTTCAGTCTTGGACAACTACAGCTACCTCTGTCAGCCAGTGGATTACAGCCGAAGTGAACTAGGAATGAGG ATGGCAAGAGTGTGTTGGTGGTTCTTCTTCTCCAAAGTCATCGAGCTGCTTGACACG gttttctttattCTGCGGAAGAAACAAGAACAGGTGACTTTTCTGCATGTGTACCATCACGGCACTATGCTCTTCAACTGGTGGTCAGGGGTCAAATATGTGCCTGGAGGACAAG CCTTCTTCATTGGGATGCTAAACTCCTTTGTACACATCTTCATGTATGGCTATTACACCCTGGCTAGCCTGGGACCACGGATGCACCCTTACCTATGGTGGAAGCGTTACCTAACCATCATGCAGCTG AATGCCCGTTCCCTGATGGTTTCAACGCTTCAGTCTTCCTCTACATTCTCAGCCTCATTGCTCTCTTCCTACGGTTCTACTATCAGACCTACATTAGGGGAAAGCAGGAGAAGCTAA